Proteins encoded together in one Balaenoptera musculus isolate JJ_BM4_2016_0621 chromosome 6, mBalMus1.pri.v3, whole genome shotgun sequence window:
- the LOC118897150 gene encoding zinc finger protein 37A-like, translating into MNRSQGPVSFEDVTMGFTQEEWQHLDPAQRTLYRDVMLENYSHLISVGYCVTKPEVIFKLQQGEEPWM; encoded by the coding sequence ATGAACAGATCTCAGGGGCCAGTGTCATTTGAGGATGTGACCATGGGCTTCACTCAGGAGGAGTGGCAGCACCTGGACCCTGCTCAGAGAACCCTGTACAGGgacgtgatgctggagaactacaGCCACCTCATCTCAGTGGGGTACTGTGTTACCAAACCAGAGGTGATTTTCAAATTGCAGCAAGGAGAAGAGCCATGGATGTGA